One window of the Cottoperca gobio unplaced genomic scaffold, fCotGob3.1 fCotGob3_254arrow_ctg1, whole genome shotgun sequence genome contains the following:
- the LOC115005107 gene encoding claudin-20-like produces MLSAAIQILAFALALLGVLGTTVATLLPNWKVSVNVWSSIMTPISQMQGLWMDCVWYSSGVFSCTMKNSVLTLPRYLQTMRAAMVLSCMVASFGLCLASLGLKCTRWGGSHRAKGHTAIAAGGCFVLASFLCLVPASWFTNEVITTFLTTDLPDSSKYQPGGALCVTFISAGFLLAGGVIFCLSCPGKRSRRPDYATSSDPDRHVLHRDDRRRRELQPETNRKNKTVELQMDNVKQQTPPQEKKVYSSPSKLPPKDIRDSYSLQEYV; encoded by the coding sequence ATGCTGTCCGCCGCCATTCAGATCCTGGCATTCGCCCTGGCGCTCCTGGGCGTCCTCGGCACCACCGTGGCCACTCTGCTCCCCAACTGGAAGGTGAGCGTGAACGTGTGGTCCAGCATCATGACCCCCATCTCGCAGATGCAGGGGCTGTGGATGGACTGCGTCTGGTACAGCTCCGGCGTCTTCAGCTGCACCATGAAGAACTCTGTGCTGACGCTGCCTCGGTATCTGCAGACCATGCGGGCCGCCATGGTTCTGTCCTGCATGGTGGCGTCGTTCGGACTCTGCCTCGCCTCCCTGGGGCTCAAATGTACCCGCTGGGGGGGCAGCCACCGAGCGAAGGGGCACACGGCCATCGCCGCGGGGGGGTGCTTCGTCCTTGCCAGCTTCCTCTGCCTGGTTCCAGCGTCCTGGTTCACCAACGAGGTCATCACCACCTTCCTGACCACGGACCTGCCGGACAGCAGTAAATATCAGCCCGGGGGAGCTCTGTGCGTCACCTTTATCTCCGCCGGCTTCCTGCTGGCTGGAGGGGTCATTTTCTGTTTGTCGTGTCCCGGAAAGAGATCACGACGACCGGACTACGCTACCTCCTCCGACCCCGACAGACACGTGCTGCACCGAGATGATCGGCGGAGGCGGGAGCTGCAGCCggaaacaaacaggaaaaacaagACGGTTGAGCTGCAGATGGACAACGTGAAGCAGCAGACGCCTCCTCAGGAGAAGAAGGTTTACTCGTCTCCCTCCAAACTCCCTCCAAAAGACATCAGGGACAGCTACAGCCTGCAGGAGTATGTGTAG